The Bacillus vallismortis genome window below encodes:
- a CDS encoding YqhG family protein: MRQQEIHDFLLRFFQANSCPIVDQGSGYMTVQLTVEMDKQIMNRPFYWHWREKTGGDPNPMKITFITDKDTAPKDLDGEFIYFGAPRLFQIFKAVKQNGRFTRMYEKIESAGAKVPLQPWLGINVTISYQSDMKKDKLLSLGLHLVSGTIIEHFQSKLTHLSLTSQICDYCFTISPMIKPASGLTRMENYIAKSAMQEPSDWAEQAVNRWKNDMSLLDKFYEHVEEKPEEYHLEKQALKSLYQPKILVEIENGGLFYLQNNISS; encoded by the coding sequence GTGAGACAGCAAGAGATTCACGATTTTCTACTTCGTTTTTTTCAGGCAAACAGCTGCCCGATCGTCGATCAAGGTTCCGGCTATATGACAGTGCAGCTTACAGTTGAAATGGACAAACAGATCATGAACCGCCCTTTCTACTGGCACTGGCGCGAGAAGACAGGCGGCGATCCGAATCCAATGAAAATCACTTTTATTACAGATAAGGACACCGCTCCAAAAGACCTAGATGGCGAATTTATTTATTTTGGGGCGCCGCGCCTCTTTCAAATTTTCAAAGCTGTTAAACAAAATGGGAGATTTACCAGAATGTATGAGAAAATTGAATCAGCCGGAGCCAAAGTCCCACTTCAGCCTTGGCTTGGTATAAATGTCACGATTTCATACCAGTCCGACATGAAAAAGGATAAGCTATTGTCACTAGGTCTTCATCTAGTCTCTGGAACCATAATTGAACATTTTCAAAGCAAGCTGACACACCTTTCATTGACGTCGCAAATATGCGACTATTGCTTCACCATATCGCCTATGATCAAACCAGCAAGCGGCCTTACGCGGATGGAAAACTATATTGCTAAATCCGCCATGCAGGAGCCGTCAGACTGGGCAGAACAGGCGGTAAACAGGTGGAAGAATGATATGTCATTGCTTGACAAGTTTTATGAGCATGTAGAAGAAAAACCAGAAGAGTATCATCTAGAAAAACAGGCGCTGAAATCCTTGTATCAACCAAAGATATTGGTGGAAATTGAAAATGGCGGATTATTTTATTTGCAAAATAATATTTCAAGCTAA
- the sinI gene encoding anti-repressor SinI yields MKNAKQEHFELDQEWVKLMMKAKEANISPEEIRKYLLLNKKSAHPGPAARSHTVNPF; encoded by the coding sequence ATGAAAAATGCAAAACAAGAGCACTTCGAATTAGATCAAGAATGGGTTAAATTGATGATGAAAGCCAAAGAGGCAAATATCAGCCCGGAAGAAATACGAAAATATTTACTTTTAAACAAAAAGTCTGCTCATCCTGGTCCGGCAGCCAGAAGTCATACCGTAAATCCTTTCTGA
- the sinR gene encoding transcriptional regulator SinR: protein MIGQRIKQYRKEKGYSLSELAEKAGVAKSYLSSIERNLQTNPSIQFLEKVSAVLDVSVHTLLDEKHETEYDGQLDSEWEKLVRDAMTSGVSKKQFREFLDYQKWRKSQKEE from the coding sequence TTGATTGGCCAGCGTATTAAACAATACCGAAAAGAAAAAGGCTACTCACTATCAGAACTAGCTGAAAAAGCTGGGGTAGCGAAGTCTTATTTAAGCTCAATAGAACGAAATCTACAAACGAACCCCTCCATTCAATTTCTCGAAAAAGTCTCCGCTGTTCTGGACGTCTCGGTTCATACTTTGCTCGATGAGAAACATGAAACCGAATACGATGGTCAATTAGATAGTGAATGGGAGAAATTGGTTCGCGATGCAATGACATCCGGGGTATCGAAAAAACAATTTCGTGAATTTTTAGATTATCAAAAATGGAGAAAATCTCAAAAAGAGGAGTAG
- the tasA gene encoding biofilm matrix protein TasA produces the protein MGMKKKLSLGVASAALGLALVGGGTWAAFNDIKSTDATFASGTLDLSAKENSASVNLSNLKPGDKLTKDFHFENNGSLAIKEVLMALNYGEFKANGGSNTSAEDFLSQFEVTLLTVGKEGGNGYPKNIILDDANLKDLYLMSAKNDAAAAEKIKKQIDPKFLHASGKVNVATIDGKTAPEYDGIPKTPIDFDQVQMEIQFKDDKTKDENGLMVQNKYQGNSVQLQFSFEATQWNGLTIKKEHTDKDGYIKENEKAHSEDKN, from the coding sequence ATGGGTATGAAAAAGAAATTAAGTTTAGGAGTGGCTTCGGCGGCATTAGGATTAGCTTTAGTAGGAGGAGGAACATGGGCAGCATTTAACGACATTAAATCAACGGATGCTACTTTTGCATCAGGTACACTTGATTTATCTGCTAAAGAAAATTCAGCGAGTGTTAACCTGTCAAATCTAAAGCCGGGAGACAAATTGACGAAAGACTTCCATTTTGAAAATAACGGCTCACTTGCGATCAAAGAAGTATTAATGGCACTGAATTACGGTGAATTTAAAGCAAACGGCGGCAGCAATACATCTGCAGAAGATTTTCTCAGCCAGTTTGAAGTGACTCTATTGACAGTTGGAAAAGAGGGCGGCAATGGATACCCGAAAAATATTATTTTAGATGATGCAAACCTCAAGGACTTGTATTTGATGTCCGCTAAGAATGATGCAGCAGCTGCTGAAAAAATCAAAAAACAAATTGACCCTAAATTCTTACATGCAAGCGGTAAAGTCAATGTAGCAACTATTGACGGTAAAACTGCTCCTGAATATGATGGTATTCCAAAAACACCGATTGATTTTGACCAAGTCCAAATGGAGATCCAATTCAAAGACGATAAAACAAAAGACGAAAACGGGCTAATGGTTCAAAATAAATATCAAGGCAACTCAGTGCAGCTTCAATTCTCATTCGAAGCGACACAGTGGAACGGCTTGACAATCAAAAAGGAACATACTGATAAAGACGGTTACATTAAAGAAAATGAAAAAGCGCACAGTGAGGATAAAAATTAA
- the sipW gene encoding signal peptidase I SipW: MKMISNILYVIIFTLIIVLTLVVISTRSSGGEPAVFGYTLKSVLSGSMEPEFNTGSLILVKEITDVKELQKGDVITFMQDANTAVTHRIVDVTKQGGHLLFKTKGDNNAAADSALVSEENIRAQYTGFQLPYAGYMLHFASQPIGTAVLLIVPGVMLLMYAFVTITSAIREIERKTKDLETDTKDSTMST, translated from the coding sequence ATGAAGATGATCAGTAATATTCTCTACGTGATCATCTTTACTCTCATTATTGTACTTACGCTTGTCGTGATATCAACACGTTCATCCGGGGGAGAGCCGGCAGTGTTTGGATACACGCTGAAATCAGTTCTCTCGGGTTCAATGGAGCCCGAGTTCAACACAGGTTCTTTAATATTGGTCAAGGAAATCACCGATGTGAAAGAGCTCCAAAAGGGTGACGTCATTACATTTATGCAGGATGCAAATACGGCGGTCACCCACAGGATTGTTGACGTGACGAAGCAAGGAGGCCATTTGTTATTTAAAACAAAAGGGGACAATAACGCCGCAGCTGATTCAGCGCTAGTATCGGAAGAAAATATCCGCGCGCAATATACGGGTTTTCAGCTTCCGTATGCCGGCTATATGCTTCATTTTGCCAGTCAGCCAATCGGAACAGCTGTTTTACTGATTGTTCCCGGCGTGATGCTGCTGATGTATGCTTTTGTGACGATCACAAGCGCCATTAGAGAAATTGAAAGAAAGACAAAAGATTTGGAAACAGATACAAAGGACAGCACCATGTCCACTTAA
- the tapA gene encoding amyloid fiber anchoring/assembly protein TapA yields the protein MFRLFRNQQKPKTKLKVLLFFQLSVIFSLTAAICLQFSGDTSAVFHDIETFNASLQTCKDFQHTDKNCHYDKRWDQSDLHLSDQTDTKGTVCSPLTLFAELKNTGEKLKKSKWKWELHKLKNARKPLKDGNVIEKGFISNQIGDSLYKIETKKKMKPGIYAFKVYQPAGYPADGSTFEWSEPMTLARCDEKPTVPKKETKPAVKKEKETPQKDVQEKPNKEDASQEAVTEEKDTQSVVKESGDENEKSNEDDQ from the coding sequence ATGTTTCGATTGTTCCGCAATCAGCAAAAGCCTAAGACGAAACTAAAAGTTCTGCTTTTTTTTCAGCTTTCAGTCATTTTCAGTCTGACTGCCGCGATATGCTTACAATTTTCCGGTGATACAAGCGCTGTTTTTCATGATATAGAAACATTTAATGCTTCGCTTCAAACATGTAAAGATTTTCAGCATACAGATAAAAACTGCCATTACGATAAACGTTGGGATCAAAGTGATTTGCATCTGTCAGATCAAACGGATACAAAAGGTACTGTATGCTCACCTCTCACTTTATTTGCTGAGCTTAAAAATACAGGTGAGAAACTGAAGAAATCAAAGTGGAAGTGGGAGCTTCATAAGCTGAAAAATGCCCGCAAACCGCTAAAGGATGGGAACGTGATCGAAAAAGGCTTCATTTCCAATCAAATTGGCGATTCACTTTATAAAATTGAGACGAAGAAAAAAATGAAACCCGGCATTTATGCATTTAAAGTATATCAACCGGCCGGCTATCCGGCAGACGGCAGTACATTTGAGTGGTCGGAGCCAATGACGCTTGCAAGGTGCGATGAAAAACCGACAGTCCCGAAAAAAGAAACGAAGCCTGCCGTCAAAAAGGAGAAGGAAACACCGCAAAAGGATGTGCAAGAAAAACCAAATAAAGAGGATGCATCTCAAGAAGCGGTAACGGAAGAAAAAGATACTCAATCAGTTGTGAAGGAAAGCGGGGATGAGAATGAAAAAAGCAATGAAGATGATCAGTAA
- a CDS encoding YqzG/YhdC family protein, which produces MMFKQCVICLSLLVFGTPAAHAEEGPLVTAARHISKWEELAVKEAKKRYPLAQVLFKQKVWDRKRKDEAVKQYHLTLREGSKEFGVFVTISFNPYSQKVNKIAILEEYQ; this is translated from the coding sequence ATAATGTTCAAACAGTGTGTGATTTGTCTTTCTCTTCTCGTTTTCGGCACCCCTGCCGCTCACGCAGAAGAAGGGCCTCTTGTGACCGCCGCCCGTCACATATCTAAATGGGAAGAGCTTGCAGTAAAAGAAGCAAAAAAAAGATACCCGCTCGCACAGGTACTGTTCAAACAAAAAGTATGGGACCGCAAAAGAAAAGATGAGGCAGTGAAGCAATACCATTTAACCCTAAGAGAAGGATCAAAGGAATTCGGCGTATTTGTCACGATTTCATTCAATCCCTATAGCCAAAAGGTTAATAAAATTGCCATATTAGAAGAATATCAATAA
- a CDS encoding YqzE family protein, whose protein sequence is MKTNDYVKYMTQQFVKYIDTPKDERKERKEVRKETKTPASQQWFGILPYGFRLWLKRKK, encoded by the coding sequence GTGAAAACAAATGATTATGTCAAATACATGACTCAGCAATTTGTCAAATATATAGATACTCCGAAAGATGAACGAAAAGAACGAAAAGAGGTGCGGAAAGAAACAAAAACACCTGCCTCACAGCAGTGGTTCGGTATTTTACCCTATGGTTTCAGGTTATGGCTGAAGCGAAAAAAATAA
- the comGG gene encoding competence type IV pilus minor pilin ComGG, giving the protein MYRTRGFVYPAVLFVSALVLLIVNFTAAQYISRCMFEKETKEFYTGENLLQNGALVSIRHILEQRKGQKGSQQFTYGQVSYDIHDTSIKEQKEINLKAMTESGTERTAQLVFDQKQKQLLSWTE; this is encoded by the coding sequence ATGTACCGCACGAGAGGGTTTGTTTATCCCGCTGTTCTTTTTGTATCCGCGCTTGTACTGCTGATCGTGAACTTTACTGCTGCTCAATATATTTCACGCTGCATGTTTGAAAAGGAAACAAAAGAGTTTTACACAGGAGAGAATTTACTTCAGAATGGCGCGCTTGTGTCTATTCGGCATATTCTTGAGCAACGGAAAGGCCAAAAGGGTTCACAGCAGTTTACATATGGGCAGGTTTCTTATGACATTCATGATACATCGATAAAAGAGCAAAAAGAAATCAATTTAAAAGCCATGACGGAGTCGGGAACAGAAAGAACTGCACAGCTAGTGTTTGATCAAAAACAGAAACAACTGCTGAGCTGGACAGAATAA
- the comGF gene encoding competence type IV pilus minor pilin ComGF codes for MLFSLSVFLLISGSLAMIFHLFLSRQQGYDGFTEQEWMISVEQMMNECKQSRAVKTTEHGSVLICTNLSGQDIRFETYHSMIRKRVDGKGHVPILDHITVMKADIENGMVLLKIESENQKVYQTAFPVYRYLGGG; via the coding sequence ATATTATTTTCGCTTTCTGTCTTTTTACTCATATCAGGATCGTTAGCTATGATCTTCCATCTGTTTTTGTCGCGCCAACAGGGATATGACGGTTTCACAGAGCAAGAATGGATGATTTCGGTGGAGCAGATGATGAACGAGTGCAAGCAGTCCCGCGCAGTCAAAACAACTGAGCATGGGAGCGTATTGATTTGCACCAATCTTTCCGGGCAAGACATCCGTTTTGAAACCTATCATTCAATGATAAGAAAAAGGGTAGATGGGAAAGGGCATGTTCCGATACTAGATCATATTACAGTCATGAAAGCCGATATTGAAAATGGAATGGTTTTGTTAAAAATTGAGAGTGAGAATCAAAAAGTGTATCAAACTGCTTTTCCGGTTTATCGGTATTTAGGAGGAGGGTGA
- the comGE gene encoding competence type IV pilus minor pilin ComGE: protein MWRENKGFSTIETMSALSLWLFLLLTVVPMWSKLIADEKMAESRETGYQIMNESIGKYMMTGERDASKTVIKNNKIYALKWEEEGHDQNVCISAAAYKEKPFCLSIMRTDWLYAS from the coding sequence ATGTGGAGAGAAAATAAAGGTTTTTCTACAATAGAAACAATGTCTGCGCTTAGTCTGTGGCTGTTTCTGCTGCTGACAGTCGTTCCCATGTGGAGCAAGCTGATAGCTGATGAAAAGATGGCGGAATCACGAGAAACCGGCTACCAGATAATGAATGAAAGCATTGGAAAATATATGATGACTGGTGAAAGAGATGCTTCAAAAACGGTTATAAAGAACAATAAGATCTATGCGCTGAAGTGGGAGGAGGAGGGTCATGATCAAAACGTATGCATCTCAGCAGCAGCTTATAAAGAAAAACCATTTTGCCTCAGCATTATGCGGACAGACTGGCTATACGCTTCTTAA
- the comGD gene encoding competence type IV pilus minor pilin ComGD yields MNIKLNEEEGFTLLESLLVLSLASILLIAVFTALPPIYGNTAVRQAAWQLKNDIMLAQQTAMSSHQRTKILFQRKDYQLIMDNTVIERPYPTGLSIEPLTLKDRLEFNEKGHPNTGGKIRVKGHDAYDITVYLGSGRVNVERK; encoded by the coding sequence TTGAACATTAAATTAAACGAGGAGGAGGGATTTACTCTTTTAGAAAGCTTACTTGTGTTAAGCCTCGCCTCTATCCTCTTGATTGCCGTGTTTACCGCACTTCCTCCTATTTATGGCAATACAGCGGTTCGTCAGGCGGCATGGCAGCTGAAAAACGATATTATGCTTGCACAGCAGACTGCAATGTCCAGTCATCAAAGAACGAAAATTCTCTTTCAGAGAAAAGACTATCAATTAATCATGGATAATACGGTGATTGAACGTCCCTATCCAACAGGACTTTCTATAGAGCCGCTGACATTAAAAGACCGTTTGGAATTTAATGAGAAAGGGCATCCGAATACAGGCGGAAAAATACGAGTAAAAGGACATGACGCTTACGACATAACAGTTTATTTAGGGAGCGGGAGAGTCAATGTGGAGAGAAAATAA
- the comGC gene encoding comG operon protein ComGC yields the protein MNEKGFTLVEMLIVLFIISILLLITIPNVTKHNQTIQKKGCEGLQNMIKAQMTAYELDHEGQTPSLADLQSEGYVKKDAVCPDGKHIVITGGEVKVEH from the coding sequence ATGAATGAGAAAGGATTCACTCTTGTTGAAATGCTAATTGTGCTCTTTATTATTTCAATCTTGCTTTTAATTACGATACCGAACGTCACGAAACATAATCAAACCATTCAGAAAAAGGGCTGTGAGGGCCTGCAAAACATGATTAAGGCACAAATGACTGCATATGAGCTCGATCATGAAGGACAGACACCGAGCCTTGCCGATTTACAGTCAGAGGGCTATGTGAAAAAGGATGCGGTTTGTCCAGATGGGAAGCATATTGTCATCACTGGCGGAGAAGTTAAGGTTGAACATTAA
- the comGB gene encoding competence type IV pilus assembly protein ComGB translates to MKQIRKTWPLKDQALLLKRLGEMMAGGYTLLDGLRLMELQMNKRQVADLADAVTHLREGAPFYQVLKSLSFHKEAIGICYFAVTHGELPASMIQSGELLERKIAQADQLKRVLRYPLFLIFTVAVMFYMLHSIIIPQFSGIYQSMNMETSRSTDMLFACFQHSDLMVVSAALFAAGIGLYYWLVFKKKSPVRQMLICVRIPLVGKLVRLFNSYFFSLQLSSLLKSGLSIYDSLNAFKHQSFLPFYRCEAEQVIERLKAGESIEAAICDSPFYETDFSKVISHGQLSGRLDRELFTYSQFILQRLEHKAQKWTGILQPMIYGFVAAMILIVYLSMLLPMYQMMNQM, encoded by the coding sequence ATGAAACAGATTAGAAAAACTTGGCCGCTAAAGGATCAAGCCTTGTTATTAAAGCGGCTTGGTGAAATGATGGCGGGCGGATATACGCTTCTGGATGGATTACGCCTGATGGAGCTTCAGATGAATAAGAGGCAGGTGGCCGACTTGGCTGACGCGGTCACTCATTTGAGGGAAGGGGCTCCGTTTTATCAAGTATTAAAGAGTTTGTCATTTCATAAGGAAGCCATAGGTATTTGTTATTTTGCTGTAACACATGGTGAATTGCCTGCTTCCATGATCCAGAGCGGAGAGCTGCTGGAACGAAAAATCGCACAGGCAGACCAGCTGAAAAGGGTGCTGCGCTATCCGCTTTTCCTCATCTTTACAGTCGCTGTCATGTTTTATATGTTACATTCCATCATCATTCCGCAGTTTTCCGGTATTTATCAATCGATGAATATGGAAACCTCACGTTCAACCGATATGCTTTTCGCTTGTTTTCAGCATAGTGATCTGATGGTCGTTTCGGCTGCTCTTTTTGCAGCAGGTATCGGGCTTTATTATTGGTTGGTGTTTAAGAAAAAGTCACCTGTCCGGCAAATGCTTATTTGTGTCAGGATACCTTTAGTTGGAAAACTTGTCAGGCTGTTTAACAGCTACTTTTTTTCTTTGCAGCTAAGCAGCCTTTTAAAATCAGGCCTCTCAATTTATGACAGCCTTAATGCATTTAAACATCAATCGTTTCTCCCTTTCTACCGCTGCGAGGCTGAGCAAGTGATTGAACGGTTAAAAGCTGGTGAATCTATTGAAGCCGCTATTTGTGACAGCCCTTTTTATGAAACAGATTTTTCAAAAGTCATATCTCACGGCCAGCTGAGCGGCCGCCTAGACAGGGAGCTTTTCACATACAGCCAGTTCATATTGCAGCGGCTGGAACACAAGGCGCAGAAATGGACAGGCATCCTTCAGCCTATGATTTATGGATTTGTTGCTGCGATGATCTTAATTGTGTATTTGTCTATGCTCTTGCCTATGTATCAGATGATGAATCAAATGTGA
- the comGA gene encoding competence protein ComGA: MDSIETISRTLIEEAYSTKASDIHIVPREQDAIIHFRVDHALLKKRNMKKEECVRLISHFKFLSAMDIGERRKPQNGSLTLKLGKGNVHLRMSTLPTINEESLVIRVMPQYNIPSIHKLSLFPKTGATLLSFLKHSHGMLIFTGPTGSGKTTTLYSLVQYAKKHFNRNIVTLEDPVETRDEDVLQVQVNEKAGVTYSAGLKAILRHDPDIIILGEIRDAETAEIAVRAAMTGHLVLTSLHTRDAKGAIYRLLEFGINMNEIEQTVIAIAAQRLVDLACPFCENRCSSVYCHQSRNTRRVSVYELLYGKNLQQCIQEAKGNHANYQYQTLRQIIRKGIALGYLTTNNYDRWVYHETD, from the coding sequence TTGGATTCAATAGAAACGATAAGCAGAACCTTGATTGAAGAGGCGTATTCAACAAAGGCTTCTGACATTCACATTGTGCCGAGGGAGCAGGACGCCATCATTCATTTTCGGGTAGATCACGCCTTGCTGAAAAAAAGGAACATGAAAAAAGAAGAGTGCGTAAGACTGATTTCACATTTTAAATTTCTCTCAGCGATGGACATAGGGGAAAGGAGAAAGCCGCAAAATGGTTCGCTTACGTTAAAACTGGGAAAGGGAAATGTTCATTTAAGAATGTCAACACTTCCCACTATTAATGAAGAAAGCCTCGTGATCAGAGTGATGCCTCAATACAATATCCCATCAATTCATAAACTGTCGTTATTTCCTAAGACAGGAGCCACTTTACTCTCATTTTTAAAACATTCTCACGGCATGCTCATTTTTACCGGGCCAACTGGCTCAGGGAAGACCACCACATTATACTCTCTCGTTCAATATGCAAAAAAACACTTTAATCGAAATATTGTCACACTGGAAGACCCTGTTGAAACAAGGGACGAGGATGTTCTTCAGGTGCAGGTGAATGAAAAAGCCGGTGTGACATATTCGGCAGGGCTTAAGGCTATTTTGCGCCATGACCCGGATATAATTATTTTAGGTGAGATCAGAGACGCGGAAACAGCTGAAATTGCCGTGCGAGCAGCGATGACGGGGCATTTGGTGCTGACGAGCCTTCATACGAGAGATGCGAAGGGCGCGATTTACAGGCTGCTTGAATTCGGCATCAATATGAATGAAATCGAACAGACCGTCATTGCGATAGCGGCTCAGCGCTTGGTTGATTTAGCTTGCCCGTTTTGTGAAAACAGATGTTCATCGGTATATTGCCACCAGTCTCGAAACACCAGAAGAGTAAGCGTTTATGAGCTGCTTTACGGAAAAAACCTTCAGCAGTGTATTCAGGAGGCAAAAGGCAATCATGCAAATTACCAATATCAAACACTGCGTCAAATTATCAGAAAAGGAATTGCACTTGGCTACTTGACGACAAACAACTATGACCGGTGGGTTTATCATGAAACAGATTAG
- a CDS encoding CBS domain-containing protein, with the protein MKIRDIMTKNVECCEPTASITELAKQMKDSNVGSIPICENDTLKGIVSDRDIVTRCLAENQMDAKARDIMSADIVSGHPDMSAEEASQLMAEHQIRRLPILQNERIAGIVALGDLSVEKNTDQKAGEALSEISKSA; encoded by the coding sequence ATGAAAATAAGAGATATTATGACGAAGAATGTAGAATGCTGTGAACCAACCGCTTCAATCACAGAACTAGCGAAACAGATGAAAGACTCTAATGTCGGTTCTATTCCAATCTGTGAAAACGACACACTTAAGGGGATTGTTTCTGATCGGGATATTGTGACGAGATGCTTAGCTGAGAATCAGATGGATGCAAAAGCAAGAGACATCATGAGCGCTGACATCGTATCCGGCCACCCTGATATGTCTGCTGAAGAAGCGAGTCAGCTTATGGCAGAGCACCAAATCCGCCGTTTACCGATTCTTCAAAACGAACGAATTGCCGGTATTGTTGCATTAGGCGATCTTTCCGTTGAGAAAAATACAGACCAAAAAGCCGGAGAAGCATTAAGTGAAATTTCTAAATCAGCATAA